A genome region from Brassica oleracea var. oleracea cultivar TO1000 chromosome C2, BOL, whole genome shotgun sequence includes the following:
- the LOC106324532 gene encoding basic leucine zipper 43-like, producing MESSVHRSHHCFDILEGMSPQGDHFNSAFLPNANFHVSLQSLPPNSSTHNNNNRSHLNPTIYHNEGLERRARRMVSNRESARRSRMRTKKQIQELQQQVEQLMILNHNLSEKVIHLLESNHQILQENSQLKEKVSSFQLLMAEMQIPMRMDGSINDRVVNHLRGETLNRTNAFFGR from the coding sequence ATGGAGTCTAGTGTCCATCGCTCCCATCACTGTTTCGATATTCTTGAAGGAATGTCGCCACAAGGCGATCATTTCAACTCAGCATTCCTACCAAACGCTAACTTCCATGTCTCACTACAGTCCTTACCACCAAACTCATCAACTCACAACAACAACAATCGCTCTCACTTAAACCCAACCATTTACCACAACGAGGGTCTCGAAAGAAGGGCGAGAAGAATGGTCTCAAACCGAGAATCTGCAAGGAGGTCACGTATGCGGACAAAGAAGCAAATCCAAGAGCTGCAGCAACAGGTGGAACAGCTCATGATATTGAATCATAACTTGTCTGAGAAAGTCATCCATTTGCTTGAAAGCAACCACCAGATACTACAAGAGAACTCACAGCTGAAGGAGAAAGTCTCTTCCTTTCAGCTTCTCATGGCGGAAATGCAAATACCCATGAGAATGGATGGCAGCATCAATGACCGGGTTGTGAATCATCTCAGAGGAGAGACATTGAACCGGACCAATGCTTTCTTTGGTAGGTAA
- the LOC106324903 gene encoding dof zinc finger protein DOF5.4-like, producing MQDIHDYSTTGGGGGGSTGRFYGGGGGGDRRMRAHQNNILNHHLKCPRCNSLNTKFCYYNNYNLSQPRHFCKNCRRYWTKGGVLRKVPVGGGCRKAKRSKPKQDQPPSSADKQPTQEAEEKSSSSESSSLTASNSTTAATVKLASSGFTGTDMPNIKQYGNGVVWSTLFGQGSSDGGVFSEINGITAAIETTPFEYGGSSVNQQCIGDHLKFAGNTVQQQFGDRTAQVDPNMGFEPLDWGSGGGDDQTLFDLTSTVDHSYWSQSQWTSSSDQQDDQNGLYLP from the coding sequence ATGCAAGATATTCATGATTACTCGACGACCGGAGGCGGCGGAGGAGGAAGCACAGGGAGGTTTTACGGTGGGGGAGGAGGTGGCGATCGGAGGATGAGAGCTCATCAGAACAATATTCTTAACCATCATCTCAAGTGTCCTCGTTGTAATTCTCTTAACACAAAGTTTTGTTACTACAACAACTACAATCTCTCTCAGCCTCGACACTTTTGCAAGAACTGCCGTCGTTACTGGACCAAAGGCGGCGTCCTCCGTAAAGTTCCCGTCGGAGGCGGTTGCCGGAAAGCCAAACGTTCCAAGCCTAAGCAGGATCAGCCTCCGTCCTCCGCCGACAAACAACCGACTCAAGAAGCCGAGGAGAAATCAAGTAGCAGCGAGAGCTCTTCTCTTACCGCCTCTAATTCCACTACCGCCGCCACCGTGAAGCTTGCTTCCTCGGGGTTTACGGGCACGGATATGCCTAATATCAAACAGTACGGAAACGGTGTCGTATGGTCGACGTTGTTCGGACAGGGCTCATCGGACGGTGGAGTTTTCTCCGAGATCAACGGTATTACCGCGGCGATTGAAACGACTCCGTTTGAATACGGGGGTAGTTCCGTGAATCAACAGTGTATAGGTGATCATCTAAAGTTTGCAGGTAATACTGTACAGCAGCAGTTTGGGGATCGAACGGCTCAGGTTGATCCTAATATGGGATTTGAACCGTTGGATTGGGGAAGTGGCGGAGGAGATGATCAAACACTCTTTGATCTAACGAGTACCGTTGATCATTCATACTGGAGTCAAAGTCAATGGACGTCGTCCTCTGACCAGCAAGATGATCAGAATGGTCTCTATCTTCCTTAA